From the Juglans microcarpa x Juglans regia isolate MS1-56 chromosome 3D, Jm3101_v1.0, whole genome shotgun sequence genome, the window CCGGTTCTCCGGTAACGGCGAAAACGCCAAGCATGTGGTCTTAGATGTCAGTGACCGAGTCTTGAGCACAAAGGGATTTGTTGCTACTCTGTTGGGTGATAAGTATAGTGAAGAAAGTCGTGTAGTTTGGATTGAAGACTGAAATGAGTTGGTGATTGAAGCCATCATATGCAAAAAGATAGACAAACTATGCTGAGTTTTGATGAGGGAAATGGTGTGGGGGCCCTTAACTCGtacaatgaaattgaaaaacgttGAAAACTAAGCGAAGCTGTATGCAGCAAAGAAAGCAGAGAAATCTAATTGGTCCTTGCAAAAACCAAGATCGATACAAACCAAATATTAattgttgaaaaatattcaGTAAAATCTGTGGACTTTGgcttaaaaaaatagacaaaagagGAACAATGGTCGAGACTTGAGAGCCTGATAATCAAAACAGTTTCTGTTACAAAAGAAATCTCCGAAAAGAAGCGTTACGAGTCTGAGAACGAACTTCTACTGCATGGTAGCTTCTGGGAGTTCTTGGAGAGAGTGATCATAACCTCATCATGTCATGGACTCCAATaatggggggagagagagagagagagagagagagagtgtgtgtgtgtaaaatGGAATGGCTAGCTTGTTCCTTGATTCTTTCGTCTTTTACGGTGTCTGCTTTGTGCATTTTCATTGCAAAAGAGAAGTGCAATATGGTAAGTTAGGTGACTGGTACTTCAAGTTTCAACTAACATGTTGGATCCCATTTATCAAAGTTGCAAACAcccacaaacattcatatatattacGGTTCTACATAGTTGGAATTTTATACCTTTTCCGAATGGACAAGAGCTGTTGTCCCTTGGAGTCCACAAACAAGTTGTAAATAGACAGTTTTTtgaggttttcataaaataatttaacgatatatatatataaaaaaagaaggcaacaacatCTCTATCCAACAAGAATGAAacctttttatttcatttatttttaatttttctcataATATTACTCTTCAACCCTTTTCAATTCCAGATCACACCCGCTCTTTTGGCAGGCTCTGTGAACAACACtgtttgaaataataataataataataataataataataataataataataataatgacaatGACAACAACGATGATAATAGCATTACAATCCCAACTTGGTCAATGTTGTCATCATACAAAACGATTATAcgatatttacataatttataattatacttaaaattattcaaaaaaaaaaaaaatattccaattgAAGTAAGTCTCATGACTAATGATCAACTTTCTCCATGGATACTTTTCCATAAGAATCTGATCCTGACTTATGCTTAAACATTAAGTAGAAGAAGCCCAAttctttttgtttaaataataatttagaaaagacTAAATGTTTGGTGGTGGGGACTGGGAAGCCATGCAGCAACCAGTAGTTGGAACTTGGAGGGACTAGTGTAACTTGGCTAAGCCTACGATTACCAACCTTTTGAAGGTTAGTTATATTCAGTTAATTAGGCCGTCATATTTTATATGGGTctccaataaaatataataaacaaaaaaagaaaagaaaggtaTCTCGTTTTgaactatataatgaataaaagcAACAGCGCATGATGGTTGTCGtaattgttgttgttattatggTCGGCAAAGCATTAAAATGATAGCAATGCTATTGGTCGTTGTCGTCATCATCATCGTCGTCTACACAATAACGAATTTGCATTATTAGCATCGATGTTGTGTTGTCgttgtcatcttcatctctagATGTGTCCCTACTTGGCTAGTTGGCTACTTGCTACAAtacatacgtacgtacatacatatGGTATTGATAATTATGATACCTCGAACCTCTACATGAATTGGTGGGAATGCCACCCACGAGATATTGGGCAGGGTTCATCTCttaatttcatttcttcaaaatatatatatatatatatatatatatatttaattttaaaaatttcaaatgtaATTAAGGGATTTCtgaagaatgagatgagatgaaaaatttgttaatagtggtgaaattatttgatttatgatgtttgattgaattttagaaaatgagagaaataattgaataaaaatattataaaattataatattattataatataattttttaatattatatttgttttgagatttgaaaaagttgattttttttttttgctttgtttagaagttttggaaagttgtaatgattagatgaaaaatttgaacatttgaaattaaaaaatgtttgtgtttgaataatgttttggaatgagatgaaatgagatgagataaactGGAATGAGATAAACCtcttccaaacaacccctaaaaGTCATGTCCCAAAAAATTGGTcttaaatatatcaaattaaaatgaaaaatgatgctATGCTCCATGATTTTGCCACCTCATTTTaactgtttatgtatttaattttttttttttgtttaatagttaagaaagtaactattaatgtattggtatttcttttatttttaaaaaaatatttaaagatatttaaaaaatatgaaaaaaaaataaaaaataaaaaagtgacaTTAGGCCTAGAAGCACGCCTAGCAGTACATAGTAGCAGCCCCCAATTAAAATTGGCATCTAAACCCATTATGTGCGATTACAAGAGGAGGCCCAAACTTCGGCCACAATCACATTGCATGCCCAGCTCTGCTCTTCCCGGAGAGTCCCTTTGGATCAAACTCCGAAAACCTAAACGAAGAAAATCGAGAATAAAAAAATGCTTtcgttttataaaaataaataaatgaattttacaGTACCAGACACTGCTTTTTTGGAAGCAACATTTTGGTGTATGATAATGATACCTCCGTAGAGAAACCAGGGAATGAAAGGGGCGTGAAATGCAGTTGCTCCAggcaaaaatgcacaaaacatatatatatatatactaacaGCCTTATACAACATACctgttgagaaaaaataaaaaataaaaatccatatCGTGTGTAACGTAGGCTTActatatagaaaaactcaaaagaaaaaaaaaaaaaaagcgccACTTTTTAGAAAAGCAAAATGTTCCTCATACGTGATTGGTATTGCGCCATGACAAATAACAACATGATCAACACCGCGAGAGCCAAAGGCGGCGTTAATGGCTCTTTCTTGAAAAAGAAGCAGTACTCGTCGTTTGGACTGTCGTCACCGTATGTTGAGATCTCGGACGTACGTTTGGAAACTTCCGATAACGATAACCAATGCAGGGTTATCACGAGGACCAGCGGTATTGCGCGGACTGCCCAACTCTTTTGTGATCCTAAGAATTTCGCAATGATCTTCTCTGGAAATCGCCAAGATATACCAAGCAAGATGAAGACGAGCAACAACACTAGCAGAACAGGGCAAGGCAGAGGCTCTACAGTAAGCCACGAGGGCACCGACGATGCGATTGATGCCGAAGACCCAGCACAGAACCCATCATCGACTCCATTCGACTCAGTGGTCAGCCGGATCCGATTAGGCACCGAGGCCAGGTCCGGACCCAGCCGCTCCATCGAGCCCATCAGATTCCGCGATCTTGGCTTAGCCCATGACGATCAGGTTCTTAGACGGAGCTAGATAGCTTTGTGGGGGCGGCTGCTCTGGTCTTTGTATTCGGCCATGGAAGGAAGGGTCTGTGCTTGGAAGACCAACACACAGAGCGTTGAAGAAATGAAACGGATCGAACGTGGTGCAAGTGTAAATTCGGTTTCTTCGACTCGGTGAAGGGGCCGCCAAAAGGCGGTTAAGAGACGTTAGAAGCAAATTTGAACTCGACGTCGATTTACTTTCATGCCCCTACTTCGGTGAAACTCGGGTCAACTTCCATGCCAACCATCtatattgaaaaatacttttaactataaataaattaatatgatttgatgtaatttattataaaataaatttaacagattCTATAAAATCACGTCATGCAAGTTTACTGTATCTATAGGAGTTCTCATCTATATTTAATAACTTTTAtcaattttacaattaaattatatcatgtagaTGATCTATAATGCAgaggttttaatttattttaaaagataaattttaaaaatcaaattatgttttataaatagtaagtGATGCAGAAGGTTTTtaatagaatttctcatatgTATTATGTGATTtgtgatacattttttttttttggtttaatccattaattaaaattattgagtAATGACGGCTTAATTATTTACACATCATTTTGTATCCTATGCATTTATTCCCGTCTCCCAACGATGGtgaataaaaatagagaaaaaaaaaccattgcTTAAATAACACGTTTGGATGAAATAACAATGAGCaaagggaaaataaaaggaaaatgaaaataaattaagaaataagaaaaaaaaaaaaaaaaaaaaaaaagaatcagaGAACTGATCGATCTTGTTGGACCCAAAACCCGTTGTGAGAAAAGCTGAAGAAGCCACCACCCTCACGAAGTAGTCTGATATCTCAAACTGCTACGAGCAGGGGCAGGGCTCACTCAGGTGCCCCAGTCAACGCTGCAAGATGGTTCAGACTATATTTTTAGTAATAACGAAGGTAAATCAGtatttgattaaatgaataaaGGAGTCATGAAAGCACTTGCCTCGGCTTCAGTAGGCTTGGACTCTTCACCTTTGAGGTTGTCTTCACCTGCATGAGAGCATTTACATTTGAGTCTCCAATTTCAGAAATACGTCTGACTAAAAATAATCATCAGAGAGCTTCAGTATTCCACCAAACAGGGAAGTGACCTGATAAGCTTTAAAAGTTTTGCAAACAGTTCAAATAGATTctacgagttttttttttggttcacaACAATTCAAATGATATCAAGGCATCTGATATATTGCTACTGGGTCTACAATACCTCCATCTTCAGGCAAATCAGAGGTCCAGAGAGTAAGGTTGTCTCTCAACAACTGCATGATCAGGGTACTGTCCTTGTAAGACTCCTCACTCAAGGTGTCCAGCTCTGCAATTGCCTCGTCGAATGCTTGTTTAGCCAAATGGCAGGCCCTGCAAGTTTCAGTAACAATTTTAAGACAACAATAACTAGTATGTAATTTAAAATCCCTCAATAGATGACAAAAAGGAAGCAGCTTAATACCTCTCAGGAGAATTCATTATCTCATAGTAGAATACAGAGAAATTGAGAGCAAGGCCAAGACGGATTGGATGGGTTGATGGAAGATCTGTGTTTGCAGTTGATGAAGCAGCCTAACAAAGACAGGAAGGAAAATCAAGTAATATCAAAAGTAAAGAATGATACATGAGCATGCTCTGGTTGAACATTGGTGGAAATGTAAGATATGTCAAATGAACATGCCTCATATCCCTTCAATGACTCCTCAGCTGCCTCTTTCCTTTCCTGGTCAGTCTTGAACTCAGCAAGATACCGATAATAATCACCTTTCCTGCATTCATGCATaacacaacaaacaaacaaaaaaataagaactaaTATTTCCAAAGTAATAAGCATCATCGGTGCATAAACATGCAAACAAAATTAGAgcgaaatttaaaataatttaattccaTGACCGATGGCCACATCTTTGCCTCTCTTACAACACCGGGACAAGGGATGAATCAGAAAGTCTACAGACTACATCGTTACATGTTGACTGCGAGTATGTTGGCAGAAAAAGTAACATACAATCATATTGGAAACTGGTTATCTTTTGGAATATACTCTATTATAATCATATCGGATAAAAAGACaactataataaaaaaacaaaaatggatgAGCATGAAAGTAATTGGTTGCATGGACTGCTACATGGGTTGATTTGGCAAGAGGCATAATGATGGAATTAACCCCTAGGGGtcggctcaagtggtaaaggccttgatCTTGATGGTATGCTTTTgcaaggtctaaggttcgaaccctcttgggtgcaaacaatttctagagaCCATCGGACTAggggaacttccccttgaattattcgaggtgcacttgcgggaaactccttgccgagggctatgcacccccgggattagtcagaactttgttctcggacacccggtgccaattaaaaaaaataacaatggaATATATTCTTAAGGAAACATGACTCACATTTTGTAGTAAAAAACTGTGGCTTCTCCTGAAGTGGAAGAGGGAATCAGGTGCTTGTCAATGATAGCAAGAATGTCACTGCATATCTTGGAGAGTTCCTCCTCGACCTTCTGGCAGTAACCCTTAATAAGTTTAACATTTTGCTCATTTCCCTTGGACTCTTCCTTTTGTTCAATGGATGACATAATGCGCCAAGAAGCTCTGCGAGCACCAATGACATTTTTGTATCCCACTGATAGGAGATTCCTCTCCTCTACAGTCAGTTCAAGATCAAGTTTTGCTACCCTTTTCATACACTCGACCATTTCTGTGCCATTGATCGAATATGAGATTTCAGATAGAGATGACTTTTGTTGTATAACTGGAAAACACTTTCTagaatataaactataaaactGTAGCTTctaattgaataaataaattccaTTAATGGTCTTACCATTACAGCGATGTACATATCATCCAGTTTTTTGACAAAGAACC encodes:
- the LOC121254081 gene encoding 14-3-3-like protein GF14 iota, whose protein sequence is MSTEKERETQVYLAKLAEQAERYEEMVECMKRVAKLDLELTVEERNLLSVGYKNVIGARRASWRIMSSIEQKEESKGNEQNVKLIKGYCQKVEEELSKICSDILAIIDKHLIPSSTSGEATVFYYKMKGDYYRYLAEFKTDQERKEAAEESLKGYEAASSTANTDLPSTHPIRLGLALNFSVFYYEIMNSPERACHLAKQAFDEAIAELDTLSEESYKDSTLIMQLLRDNLTLWTSDLPEDGGEDNLKGEESKPTEAER